The Pseudochaenichthys georgianus chromosome 8, fPseGeo1.2, whole genome shotgun sequence genome has a segment encoding these proteins:
- the LOC117451176 gene encoding AN1-type zinc finger protein 2A-like isoform X1 — translation MELPHLGEHCSEQTCKRLDFLPMKCDACQDIFCKDHITYATHKCMSAYQKDIQVPVCPLCNTPIPVKRGEMPDIKVGEHIDRDCKSDPAQRKRKIFTNKCSRGGCKQKEMIRVTCDQCHLNYCLKHRHSLDHECKTGGAPPSKSGNAAQMRAQAASSSSASGSRSSSSSSGPSRPFSNGVSANNRGQSSGATPRIPTSVSAQSVMPPSASFQAGLTEDQALQRALEMSLAETRPAVQPPLSPQEQEDQALAQALAASEEEYRRQQQRQQVRESKPSNCSLF, via the exons ATGGAGCTGCCACATTTAGGAGAACACTGCTCTGAGCAGACCTGCAAACGTTTAG ATTTTCTTCCTATGAAATGTGACGCCTGTCAAGACATTTTCTGCAAGGACCACATCACCTATGCAACTCACAAATGCATGTCCGCTTACCAAAAG GACATCCAGGTGCCAGTATGTCCTTTGTGCAACACCCCCATCCCCGTAAAGAGAGGAGAGATGCCCGACATTAAAGTCGGCGAACACATTGATCGGGATTGCAAATCGGACCCTGcgcagagaaagagaaag ATTTTCACCAATAAATGTTCTAGAGGGGGGTGTAAGCAGAAGGAAATGATCCGAGTGACCTGTGACCAGTGTCATTTAAACTACTGTCTTAAGCACCGACACTCTCTAGATCACGAATGCAAGACTGGTGGGGCACCTCCGTCTAAATCAGG AAATGCTGCTCAAATGAGGGCCCAAGCTGCTTCCTCCAGCTCCGCCTCTGGTTCTAGGTCTAGTTCTTCCAGTTCAGGACCCTCTAGACCCTTTTCTAACGGTGTCAGTGCAAACAACAGAGGCCAAAGCTCTGG TGCTACCCCTCGGATTCCTACTTCGGTCTCCGCACAGAGTGTAATGCCACCATCGGCATCATTTCAGGCCGGATTG ACGGAGGATCAGGCTTTACAAAGGGCTCTGGAGATGTCTTTGGCTGAAACAAGGCCGGCAGTTCAGCCGCCTCTAAG CCCTCAGGAGCAGGAGGACCAGGCTCTGGCTCAGGCTCTCGCTGCCAGTGAGGAAGAGTACAGACGCCAGCAGCAGAGACAACAG GTGAGAGAGTCCAAACCCTCCAACTGCAGCCTTTTTTAA
- the LOC117451176 gene encoding AN1-type zinc finger protein 2A-like isoform X2, whose product MELPHLGEHCSEQTCKRLDFLPMKCDACQDIFCKDHITYATHKCMSAYQKDIQVPVCPLCNTPIPVKRGEMPDIKVGEHIDRDCKSDPAQRKRKIFTNKCSRGGCKQKEMIRVTCDQCHLNYCLKHRHSLDHECKTGGAPPSKSGNAAQMRAQAASSSSASGSRSSSSSSGPSRPFSNGVSANNRGQSSGATPRIPTSVSAQSVMPPSASFQAGLTEDQALQRALEMSLAETRPAVQPPLSPQEQEDQALAQALAASEEEYRRQQQRQQVPGKLRRR is encoded by the exons ATGGAGCTGCCACATTTAGGAGAACACTGCTCTGAGCAGACCTGCAAACGTTTAG ATTTTCTTCCTATGAAATGTGACGCCTGTCAAGACATTTTCTGCAAGGACCACATCACCTATGCAACTCACAAATGCATGTCCGCTTACCAAAAG GACATCCAGGTGCCAGTATGTCCTTTGTGCAACACCCCCATCCCCGTAAAGAGAGGAGAGATGCCCGACATTAAAGTCGGCGAACACATTGATCGGGATTGCAAATCGGACCCTGcgcagagaaagagaaag ATTTTCACCAATAAATGTTCTAGAGGGGGGTGTAAGCAGAAGGAAATGATCCGAGTGACCTGTGACCAGTGTCATTTAAACTACTGTCTTAAGCACCGACACTCTCTAGATCACGAATGCAAGACTGGTGGGGCACCTCCGTCTAAATCAGG AAATGCTGCTCAAATGAGGGCCCAAGCTGCTTCCTCCAGCTCCGCCTCTGGTTCTAGGTCTAGTTCTTCCAGTTCAGGACCCTCTAGACCCTTTTCTAACGGTGTCAGTGCAAACAACAGAGGCCAAAGCTCTGG TGCTACCCCTCGGATTCCTACTTCGGTCTCCGCACAGAGTGTAATGCCACCATCGGCATCATTTCAGGCCGGATTG ACGGAGGATCAGGCTTTACAAAGGGCTCTGGAGATGTCTTTGGCTGAAACAAGGCCGGCAGTTCAGCCGCCTCTAAG CCCTCAGGAGCAGGAGGACCAGGCTCTGGCTCAGGCTCTCGCTGCCAGTGAGGAAGAGTACAGACGCCAGCAGCAGAGACAACAGGTACCCGGAAAGCTTAGGCGCCGATAG